One window of the Camelina sativa cultivar DH55 chromosome 1, Cs, whole genome shotgun sequence genome contains the following:
- the LOC109127739 gene encoding uncharacterized protein LOC109127739 produces the protein MVMHVPRRSNRLTTPSFSTITPYKAPRNPATSAIHPKFNPFLSPTFHDIEELNSWKSSNIRPGVITDTEPLTSHWLNFLGRPDTNLQETHIDAALELLWLRRDQDPIYFYNKRLLKTTFVRPDYFSKLKAAYFNFKKDNFKSQYVFPEEVTDIVSGKLPSVCLSTKKWKDLDRVYGIAYNSTYKQYIGMEISFKFRKITFFLLSN, from the exons atggtgatg CATGTTCCAAGGAGAAGCAACCGACTCACAACTCCATCATTTTCAACCATTACTCCATATAAAGCACCAAGAAACCCTGCCACATCTGCTATTCACCCAAAGTTCAACCCTTTTCTATCTCCAACTTTCCATGACATTGAAGAATTAAATTCTTGGAAGAGCTCAAATATCAGACCAGG GGTGATAACGGATACAGAACCATTAACCTcacattggttaaattttcTGGGGAGACCAGATACGAATTTGCAAGAAACG CATATTGATGCAGCTCTGGAATTACTTTGGTTAAGAAGAGACCAGGATCCCATTTATTTCTATAACAAGAGACTTCTGAAAACAACCTTTGTGAGGCCAGACTACTTTTCAAAATTGAAAGCTGCATACTTCAATTTCAAGAAGGATAACTTTAAATCACAGTATGTGTTTCCAGAAGAAGTCACTGATATTGTGAGTGGGAAGTTGCCTTCTGTTTGTCTGTCTACTAAGAAGTGGAAGGATCTCGATAGAGTTTATGGTATTGCCTATAACTCTACATACAAACAGTACATTGGTATGGAAATAAGCTTCAAGTTCAGgaagattactttttttttattatcgaACTAA
- the LOC104793566 gene encoding uncharacterized protein LOC104793566 isoform X2 yields MYPTRRMQSGGFSVYRQGLTEVLHIYNNVERKTSMNPYPAIIRFRRDYPNQMCPQGLKLSNPVNAGRYFSNVSNDSKMQPSPPSQWFNFPSWGRWVIGSAMSLVLSFWNNKRIQKLKRIEEAGLVVEGVEAVAEMVEKVATATDEMAEAMAEKLPEKSKMKQVALVLEHISEVAAHEAHLTQDFLHKVEKVTQDLDDLEQMIEPLINKKVPNTETKQLQAKEEEANSESPSRH; encoded by the exons ATGTATCCGACTCGGAGAATGCAGAGTGGAGGTTTTTCGGTGTATAGGCAGGGCCTTACGGAGGTCTTACATATATACAACAACGTAGAGAGAAAGACGTCTATGAATCCATATCCGGCGATTATTCGATTTAGGAGAGACTATCCTAACCAGATGTGTCCACAAGGTCTCAAGTTATCAAATCCGGTTAATGCTGGGAGATACTTTAGTAATGTTTCCAACGACTCCAAGATGCAACCTTCTCCTCCAAGCCAATGGTTTAATTTTCCTTCTTG GGGGAGATGGGTTATAGGTTCAGCGATGTCCTTAGTGTTATCTTTCTGGAACAACAAAAGGATACAGAAACTGAAACGTATCGAAG AGGCGGGGTTGGTTGTAGAAGGGGTAGAGGCTGTAGCAGAAATGGTGGAGAAAGTGGCGACAGCGACCGACGAAATGGCTGAAGCAATGGCAGAGAAACTACCCGAGAAAAGTAAAATGAAACAAGTAGCTTTGGTTCTGGAACACATTTCAGAAGTTGCTGCTCATGAAGCACATCTAACCCAAGATTTCCTTCACAAG GTGGAAAAAGTCACGCAAGACTTGGATGACTTAGAGCAAATGATAGAGCCtttgataaacaaaaaagtgcCAAATACTGAAACAAAGCAATTacaagctaaagaagaagaagcaaactctGAGTCGCCTTCACGCCACTaa
- the LOC104709313 gene encoding uncharacterized protein LOC104709313, producing MGGLSTCRDSVRSIHAYCRETEVKRNLPSHTNMFKTSSDPIMFTEEDTLNASPNNDPLVVEMIIGESSVNVIFKDVLIQMEIDLRKTTRDTQLLTGFDGDTIMTVGTITLPIYVGGTMHCFNFAIVDKPIVYNVILGTPWLHKMRVVASTYHQCVKFPNA from the coding sequence ATGGGCGGCTTGTCAACGTGCCGCGACTCTGTACGGTCGATCCACGCCTACTGCCGCGAAACAGAAGTAAAGCGCAACTTGCCCTCCCACACCAACATGTTCAAAACATCCTCCGATCCAATTATGTTTACTGAAGAAGACACACTTAACGCGAGTCCCAACAACGACCCCCTTGTCGTAGAAATGATAATTGGGGAAAGCTCGGTTAACGTGATATTCAAAGATGTGCTAATCCAGATGGAAATCGATCTACGTAAAACAACACGTGACACGCAGCTTTTGACGGGATTCGATGGAGACACTATAATGACTGTTGGAACTATCACGCTTCCGATCTATGTTGGCGGTACGATGCACTGCTTCAACTTCGCAATTGTAGACAAACCCATCGTCTACAACGTCATTCTGGGAACACCGTGGCTTCACAAGATGCGCGTTGTGGCTTCTACCTACCACCAATGTGTCAAGTTCCCAAATGCGTAA
- the LOC104709329 gene encoding uncharacterized protein LOC104709329, whose product MFIRKFQDDPELNRLCLPIESGNVESNTQSTTLENTRCIQGFQFSNSDISVSSVRYLTKEFHEPSGSGATVSESHIDTCSIAEKVIYDDRTRLILGCVDPSYNWKMPATKLKSSYFLVVIKYMGEHNCDTTYMNANHWQATAKLLGSFICSHFAEKKAGLKPKQIIERVRLDHGVHIKYKKAWRAKEAAQILVRGTPEDIYHNIAKWLFMAKERNPGSVVYLERDSGTKFKYVFIAFGPSIRGFDLLKECLRTIIPDAPDFVFVSDRASSIAKALTELYPTSHHKICKYHLGNNIKVSFKGQSYLSLVESAVIAHTREEFAKIFIQIQDANPKLAEYLQKADFRKWARSYAPSNRYNIMTTNIAESFNSMLKEPRELPVLSLLETIRLTLTSWFRERREKAAKHDKLVTPQVVKKLVLRFSDAMKLDVFQVDEDEFEVKDNINKFIVHLKNMHCSCCVFDIDKIPCIHAIAAAKRSNRDENQFVHVCYLTETWAKVYAESIHPNGDINDWTFPDVIEEFFCAPPFSKPNSGRPPKKRKRSVGEFGVPGSKSQSHKCSRCGTSGHNKSACRLPI is encoded by the exons ATGTTTATCAGGAAGTTTCAAGATGACCCTGAGTTGAATCGTTTATGT CTGCCTATTGAATCTGGCAATGTTGAAAGTAATACTCAGTCAACTACTTTAGAGAACACCCGATGCATTCAAGGTTTTCAGTTTTCGAATAGCGATATATCTGTTTCATCAGTTCGTTATCTAACCAAG GAGTTTCATGAACCAAGTGGAAGTGGCGCCACAGTTTCTGAATCACATATTGATACCTGTTCAATTGCTGAAAAAGTGATTTATGATG ACAGAACGAGATTGATATTGGGATGTGTTGATCCTAGTTACAACTGGAAGATGCCTGCAACAAAGCTCAAGTCATCTTATTTCCTTGTAGTGATTAAGTATATGGGAGAACACAATTGTGATACAACTTACATGAATGCAAACCACTGGCAAGCCACTGCAAAACTTCTTGGTTCTTTTATCTGCAGTCATTTTGCAGAAAAGAAGGCTGGACTCAAGCCAAAACAGATAATTGAGAGAGTTAGATTAGATCATGGTGttcatataaaatacaaaaaagctTGGAGGGCAAAAGAGGCAGCTCAGATTTTGGTTAGAGGAACTCCTGAGGACATTTACCACAACATAGCAAAATGGTTGTTCATGGCTAAAGAAAGAAATCCAGGATCAGTTGTTTATCTTGAGAGGGATTCTGGTACTAAATTCAAATATGTGTTCATTGCATTCGGTCCATCGATAAGAGGTTTTGATTTGCTGAAAGA gtGTCTTCGTACTATCATACCTGATGCACCAGATTTTGTGTTTGTCTCTGATCGTGCATCGTCCATTGCAAAAGCACTTACAGAATTGTATCCAACATCACATCACAAAATCTGCAAATACCACCTTGGAAACAACATCAAAGTAAGTTTCAAGGGTCAATCTTATTTGTCACTTGTTGAATCTGCAGTCATCGCTCATACTCGTGAAGAGTTTGCTAAAATATTCATCCAGATTCAAGATGCAAATCCTAAGTTGGCTGAGTATTTACAAAAAGCTGATTTCAGAAAGTGGGCTCGTTCCTATGCTCCTTCAAATCGTTACAATATTATGACAACAAACATTGCAGAGTCATTTAATTCGATGTTGAAAGAACCACGAGAGTTGCCAGTTCTTTCTCTTCTGGAGACAATCAGGTTAACTTTGACTTCGTGGTTTCGTGAGAGACGTGAAAAGGCTGCTAAACATGACAAGCTTGTCACGCCGCAAGTGGTGAAGAAGTTGGTATTAAGGTTCTCAGATGCAATGAAACTTGACGTTTTCCAAGTTGATGAAGACGAGTTTGAGGTGAAGGACAACATTAACAAGTTTATTGTTCACTTGAAGAACATGCATTGCAGTTGCTGTGTTTTTGACATCGACAAAATTCCGTGCATTCACGCCATTGCTGCTGCGAAGCGTTCAAATAGGGATGAAAACCAGTTTGTTCATGTTTGCTATTTGACTGAGACATGGGCTAAAGTATATGCTGAAAGCATACACCCGAATGGAGATATAAATGATTGGACTTTCCCTGATGTTATAGAAGAATTCTTTTGTGCACCTCCATTTAGTAAGCCAAACAGTGGGagaccaccaaaaaaaagaaagcgatCTGTTGGAGAATTTGGGGTGCCAGGTTCCAAGTCTCAGAGTCACAAGTGCAGTAGATGTGGCACATCAGGACACAATAAGAGTGCATGCCGACTTCCCATATGA
- the LOC104793587 gene encoding probable DNA helicase MCM9 has translation MESPTQTAEQIESMTEFLVKHYSDQLRDISLSPDPKLHYPLFIEFAELVDDDPSLSRLVFSNPEQYLRQFDESAILAHVCAQLNPDFAFDSSIGIGKRFICLFLIPTETFPSIGRVRVKHRGILLMLKGTVIRSGAVKMYEGERMYRCRKCKFMFPIFPELESINSIVKPPFCPSQRSKSCEGTNFDPVDDTVTRHDYQEIKIQENTQVLGVGVIPRSILVVLKDDLVDNVKAGDDVVVSGILTSKWSHDLKDVRCDLEPMLIGNHVRRTNELKSEIDISYELIEKFKNFWSHFKDTPLKGRNAILRGICPQVFGLFTVKLAVALTLIGGVQHVDASGTKVRGESHLLLIGDPGTGKSQFLKFAAKLSNRAVITTGLGSTSAGLTVTAVKDGGEWMLEAGALVLADGGLCCIDEFDSMREHDRATIHEAMEQQSISVAKAGLVTTLSTKTIVFGATNPKGQYDPDQSLSVNTALSGPLLSRFDIVLVLLDTKNPEWDAVVSSHILAEVQIEEDRYVDDLTTIWPLPVLQRYIQFVKKNFRPVLSKEAEEIISSYYRLQRRSSTHNAARTTVRMLESLIRLAQAHARLMFRNEVTRLDAITAILCIESSMTISAIVDSMGNALHSNFSEEPDHEHAKQEKIILEKLRGDDIY, from the exons ATGGAATCGCCGACACAGACGGCGGAGCAAATAGAGTCAATGACTGAGTTTCTAGTGAAGCACTATTCGGATCAGCTCCGCGACATCTCTCTATCTCCCGATCCAAAACTTCACTACCCTCTCTTCATCGA ATTCGCAGAACTCGTTGACGATGATCCTTCTCTATCGCGTCTCGTTTTCTCCAATCCTGAACAGTATCTTCGTCAATTCGACGAATCAGCCATTTTAGCTCACGTATGTGCTCAACTCAATCCTGATTTTGCTTTCGATTC ttctattgGGATTGGGAAgagatttatttgtttatttctgatTCCCACAGAGACTTTCCCAAGTATTGGCCGAGTTAGAGTAAAGCACCGTGGGATTCTTCTGATGTTGAAAGGCACGGTGATTCGCTCCGGGGCTGTCAAAATGTATGAAGGAGAAAGGATGTACCGATGTCGTAAATGCAAGTTCat gTTTCCTATTTTCCCTGAGTTGGAATCAATTAACTCAATTGTGAAACCACCCTTTTGTCCTTCTCAG CGGTCTAAATCTTGTGAAGGCACAAACTTTGATCCTGTAGATGATACAGTAACACGCCATGATTACcaagaaatcaaaatccaagaaaatactCAGGTTTTGGGTGTTGGGGTTATCCCAAGGTCCATTCTAGTCGTCCTGAAAGATGACCTTGTTGACAATGTTAAAGCTGGAG ATGATGTTGTTGTCTCTGGAATCTTGACTTCAAAATGGTCTCATGACTTAAAAGACGTTCGCTGCGACCTTGAACCTATGTTGATTGGCAATCATGTCAG AAGAACTAATGAACTTAAATCAGAAATTGATATATCTTATGAATTGATCGAGAAGTTTAAGAACTTTTGGAGCCACTTCAAAGATACCCCTTTGAAAG GGAGAAATGCTATCTTACGAGGTATCTGCCCCCAAGTCTTTGGACTCTTCACTGTTAAGCTTGCAG TTGCCTTAACACTCATTGGAGGTGTGCAGCATGTTGATGCTTCTGGGACAAAAGTTCGGGGAGAATCTCACTTGCTTCTTATTGGTGATCCAG GCACTGGAAAATCTCAGTTCTTGAAGTTTGCTGCAAAACTGAGCAACAGAGCTGTGATCACAACGGGACTAGGAAGCACAAGTGCTGGATTGACTGTAACTGCAGTGAAGGATGGAG GAGAGTGGATGTTGGAAGCTGGGGCCCTTGTTCTTGCAGATGGTGGACTCTGCTGtattgatgaatttgatag CATGAGAGAGCATGACAGAGCAACCATACATGAAGCAATGGAGCAACAAAGTATTAGCGTTGCGAAG GCTGGCCTTGTAACGACTCTTAGCACAAAGACAATCGTCTTTGGTGCTACAAATCCTAAAGGACAATATGATCCTGATCAAT CTCTTTCTGTCAATACTGCACTTTCCGGTCCCTTGTTGAGCAGATTTGATATTGTGCTTGTTCTCTTAGATACAAAAAATCCCGAATGGGATGCAGTTGTATCTTCTCACATCCTTGCTGAG GTGCAAATAGAGGAAGATAGGTATGTGGATGATCTGACAACTATTTGGCCACTACCTGTGCTTCAAAG ATACATTCAGTTTGTGAAAAAAAACTTCAGGCCTGTTCTATCAAAGGAAGCAGAAGAAATTATTTCAAGTTATTATCGACTCCAAAGAAGATCATCGACACATAATGCAG CTAGAACAACCGTGCGGATGTTGGAAAGCTTGATACGTCTGGCTCAAG CTCACGCAAGGCTTATGTTCAGAAATGAGGTCACACGATTAGATGCAATAACAGCAATCTTGTGCATTGAATCATCGATGACCATTTCAGCCATCGTAGATAGTATGGGGAATGCACTGCACTCTAATTTCTCCGAAGAACCAGATCATGAAC ACGCAAAGCAAGAGAAGATCATCCTTGAAAAGCTAAGAGGAGACGACATCTATTAG
- the LOC104793566 gene encoding uncharacterized protein LOC104793566 isoform X1: MYPTRRMQSGGFSVYRQGLTEVLHIYNNVERKTSMNPYPAIIRFRRDYPNQMCPQGLKLSNPVNAGRYFSNVSNDSKMQPSPPSQWFNFPSWGRWVIGSAMSLVLSFWNNKRIQKLKRIEVEAGLVVEGVEAVAEMVEKVATATDEMAEAMAEKLPEKSKMKQVALVLEHISEVAAHEAHLTQDFLHKVEKVTQDLDDLEQMIEPLINKKVPNTETKQLQAKEEEANSESPSRH; this comes from the exons ATGTATCCGACTCGGAGAATGCAGAGTGGAGGTTTTTCGGTGTATAGGCAGGGCCTTACGGAGGTCTTACATATATACAACAACGTAGAGAGAAAGACGTCTATGAATCCATATCCGGCGATTATTCGATTTAGGAGAGACTATCCTAACCAGATGTGTCCACAAGGTCTCAAGTTATCAAATCCGGTTAATGCTGGGAGATACTTTAGTAATGTTTCCAACGACTCCAAGATGCAACCTTCTCCTCCAAGCCAATGGTTTAATTTTCCTTCTTG GGGGAGATGGGTTATAGGTTCAGCGATGTCCTTAGTGTTATCTTTCTGGAACAACAAAAGGATACAGAAACTGAAACGTATCGAAG TAGAGGCGGGGTTGGTTGTAGAAGGGGTAGAGGCTGTAGCAGAAATGGTGGAGAAAGTGGCGACAGCGACCGACGAAATGGCTGAAGCAATGGCAGAGAAACTACCCGAGAAAAGTAAAATGAAACAAGTAGCTTTGGTTCTGGAACACATTTCAGAAGTTGCTGCTCATGAAGCACATCTAACCCAAGATTTCCTTCACAAG GTGGAAAAAGTCACGCAAGACTTGGATGACTTAGAGCAAATGATAGAGCCtttgataaacaaaaaagtgcCAAATACTGAAACAAAGCAATTacaagctaaagaagaagaagcaaactctGAGTCGCCTTCACGCCACTaa
- the LOC104709322 gene encoding uncharacterized protein LOC104709322 produces the protein KPTHFSNALVLTTSIAVMSAAATIRNTSWMVATAVAAVEARWNYPLRLFNKDVKARLRAIVVTSRPPSSSDDDDVVRDNSHPMPKSDASMERVMGLSCFGPTTVRF, from the coding sequence aaacctacACATTTTAGTAACGCTCTTGTCCTAACAACTTCAATCGCAGTCATGAGCGCTGCTGCGACTATAAGAAACACCTCGTGGATGGTGGCTACCGCGGTTGCCGCCGTGGAAGCTCGTTGGAACTATCCTCTCCGTTTATTCAACAAAGATGTCAAGGCTCGTCTACGTGCCATCGTTGTCACTTCAcgtccaccttcttcttctgatgatgatgatgtcgtcAGAGACAATAGTCATCCTATGCCTAAATCTGATGCTTCCATGGAGAGAGTTATGGGCCTTAGCTGCTTTGGCCCAACCACTGTTCGATTCTAG